One region of Laspinema palackyanum D2c genomic DNA includes:
- a CDS encoding XisI protein, translating into MERLNYPEIVQNILENHVKNCSNRQTEVKLLFDRDRDRYQVMNIGWQELTRVFGCIIYIEIKEDKIWIERDGTEIGVANELVEAGVPKQDIVLAFKAPYKRKFTDFAAS; encoded by the coding sequence ATGGAAAGACTAAATTATCCAGAAATCGTTCAAAACATTTTGGAAAATCATGTCAAAAATTGCTCGAATCGCCAGACGGAAGTTAAATTGTTATTTGATCGCGATCGCGATCGCTATCAAGTGATGAATATCGGTTGGCAAGAGCTAACGCGAGTATTTGGTTGTATTATTTACATAGAAATTAAAGAGGATAAAATTTGGATCGAACGGGATGGTACGGAAATCGGAGTGGCTAATGAATTAGTAGAAGCTGGCGTTCCTAAACAGGATATCGTTTTGGCTTTTAAAGCCCCTTATAAACGAAAATTTACTGACTTTGCTGCAAGTTGA